One Etheostoma cragini isolate CJK2018 chromosome 6, CSU_Ecrag_1.0, whole genome shotgun sequence DNA window includes the following coding sequences:
- the mios gene encoding GATOR complex protein MIOS isoform X1, which produces MSGSKPDILWSPHHPDRYVICDSELGLYRIGPVGSSETKAGTLPLSEETAATLLAINSDTPYMKCVAWYPKHEPECLLAVGQANGRVVLTSLGQSHNSTCKELVGKEFVPKHARQCNTLAWNPVDSNLLAAGLDKHRADFSVLIWDISSKFSSDASVASEKIRLSSVDLDSSSVVTKPLYELGQNDACLSLCWLLRDPKLLLAGMHRNLAIFDLRNTSQKTFVNTKAIQGVTVDPHFPDRVASFFEGQVAIWDLRKFEKPVLTLTEQPKPLTKVAWCPTRNGLLATLTRDSNIIRLYDMQHTPTPIGDETEPTIIERSVQPCESQIGSFAWHPSSQNRMVVVSAANRVMTDFTVFERISLAWSSTTSLMWACGRHLYDCVEDGAEGVESVIEKDIATKMRQRAQSRYGHDTVQVWRNHLLAGGNDPQLKSLWYDLFYMKQCAEDMELKLQGNKQSVVYSGIKNIVKTSSGTKESRRCWSGSDRQTDLPRYDSEERCLALRLCGWISRGPDIGVDIFLRSLEQECEWERAAAVALFNLDIRRAIQILNKGATAENGDLNLNVVAMALSGYTDEKSSLWREMCSSLRLQLKNPYLCIMFAFLTSEPGVYDGVLYESSVAVRDRVAFACMFLSDAQLPRYMDKLTNEMKEAGNLEGILLTGLSKDGVDLMESHVDRTGDVQTASFCMLKGSPGEVLKDPRVQCWIENYRNLLDAWRFWHKRAEFDIYRGKLDPSSKPLAQVFVSCNFCGKSISYSCSAMPHQGRGFSQYGVSGSPTKSKVTSCPGCRKPLPRCALCLMNMGTPVSNCPGTGKSDEKVDLTRENKLAQFNNWFTWCHNCRHGGHAGHMLSWFRDHTECPVSACTCKCMQLDTTGNLVPSDSS; this is translated from the exons ATGAGTGGCTCCAAGCCGGACATCCTGTGGTCTCCACACCACCCTGACCGCTATGTCATCTGTGACTCTGAGCTGGGATTGTACCGCATTGGACCTGTGGGCAGTTCAGAAACCAAGGCTggcactctccctctctctgaagaAACTGCTGCTACGTTACTAGCCATTAACTCTGACACCCCTTACATGAAATGTGTGGCCTGGTACCCAAAACATGAGCCTGAGTGTTTGCTCGCTGTTGGCCAAGCTAACGGCAGAGTAGTGCTCACCAGCCTGGGTCAGAGCCACAACTCCACATGTAAAGAACTGGTGGGGAAAGAGTTTGTGCCCAAGCATGCCCGTCAATGCAACACTTTAGCCTGGAACCCAGTGGACAGCAACTTGCTGGCTGCTGGGTTGGACAAGCACCGGGCAGACTTTTCTGTCCTTATATGGGACATTAGCAGTAAGTTTTCTTCAGATGCCAGTGTAGCCTCTGAGAAGATTCGTCTTTCATCTGTGGATTTGGACTCAAGCTCAGTAGTGACCAAACCATTGTATGAGTTAGGCCAGAACGATGCTTGCCTATCCCTCTGCTGGCTGCTTCGTGACCCAAAGTTGCTGTTGGCTGGCATGCACCGGAACCTCGCAATATTTGATCTGAGAAACACAAGCCAGAAAACGTTTGTCAACACTAAGGCCATCCAGGGGGTAACGGTCGACCCACACTTCCCCGATCGTGTGGCCTCTTTCTTTGAGGGCCAGGTGGCCATCTGGGATCTGAGGAAGTTTGAGAAGCCCGTGCTCACGCTCACTGAGCAGCCCAAACCGCTCACTAAG gTTGCGTGGTGTCCAACCCGTAACGGCCTGCTGGCCACGCTGACACGTGACAGCAACATCATTCGCTTGTACGACATGCAACACACTCCAACGCCCATTGGTGATGAGACGGAGCCCACCATCATTGAGCGAAGCGTGCAGCCCTGTGAAAGCCAAATTGGCAGCTTTGCCTGGCACCCGTCTTCTCAGAACCGCATGGTGGTGGTGTCAGCAGCCAACCGGGTCATGACGGACTTCACCGTGTTCGAACGCATCTCACTGGCCTGGAGCTCCACCACCTCGCTCATGTGGGCGTGTGGCAGACACCTGTACGACTGCGTGGAGGATGGAGCTGAAGGAGTGGAGAGCGTGATTGAGAAAGACATCGCCACTAAGATGAGGCAGAGGGCTCAGTCCAGGTACGGGCACGACACCGTCCAGGTGTGGAGGAACCACCTGCTGGCTGGAGGGAACGATCCCCAGCTCAAGTCTTTGTGGTATGATCTGTTCT ATATGAAGCAGTGTGCAGAGGATATGGAGCTGAAACTGCAGGGGAACAAACAGTCTGTGGTCTACTCTGGTATCAAGAACATTGTAAAGACCAGCTCAG GCACAAAAGAGAGCCGCAGATGCTGGAGCGGCTCAGACCGCCAGACAGATTTGCCGCGGTACGACAGCGAAGAGCGCTGCCTTGCTCTGAGGCTCTGCGGCTGGATAAGCCGGGGTCCCGACATCGGTGTGGACATATTCCTTCGATCACTGGAGCAGGAGTGTGAGTGGGAGCGGGCAGCCGCCGTGGCTCTGTTCAACCTGGACATCCGCCGGGCCATCCAGATCCTCAACAAGGGAGCCACCGCTGAGAACG GTGACCTGAACCTAAACGTGGTTGCCATGGCTCTGTCAGGCTACACCGACGAAAAGTCCTCCCTTTGGAGGGAGATGTGCAGCTCTCTGAGGCTGCAGCTGAAGAACCCCTACCTTTGCATCATGTTTGCCTTTCTCACCAGTGAGCCTGGAGTCTATGATGGCGTGCTG TATGAGAGCAGTGTTGCTGTGCGGGACCGAGTTGCCTTTGCCTGTATGTTCCTCAGCGACGCACAG CTGCCTCGATACATGGACAAACTAACCAATGAGATGAAGGAGGCGGGCAACCTGGAGGGCATCCTGCTGACGGGTTTGTCTAAAGATGGCGTAGACCTCATGGAGAGCCACGTGGACCGCACTGGAGATGTCCAGACTGCCAGCTTCTGCATGCTAAAG GGTTCCCCAGGTGAAGTGTTGAAAGACCCTCGAGTCCAATGCTGGATCGAAAACTACCGCAACCTGTTGGATGCATGGAGATTCTGGCACAAGCGGGCCGAGTTTGACATCTATAGAGGCAAACTGGACCCCAGCTCCAAGCCACTGGCCCAG GTGTTTGTGAGCTGCAACTTCTGTGGCAAGTCCATCTCCTATAGCTGCTCGGCGATGCCCCACCAGGGCCGCGGCTTCAGCCAGTACGGTGTCAGCGGGTCACCCACCAAGTCCAAAGTCACGAGTTGCCCCGGCTGCAGGAAACCGCTTCCACGTTGTGCCCTCTGCCTCATGAACATGGGAACACCTGTTTCTAATTGCCCAG GAACAGGGAAGTCAGATGAGAAGGTGGACTTGACAAGGGAGAACAAACTGGCTCAATTCAACAACTGGTTCACCTGGTGTCACAACTGTCGACACGGCGGCCATGCTGGCCACATGCTCAGCTGGTTCAG
- the mios gene encoding GATOR complex protein MIOS isoform X2, with amino-acid sequence MSGSKPDILWSPHHPDRYVICDSELGLYRIGPVGSSETKAGTLPLSEETAATLLAINSDTPYMKCVAWYPKHEPECLLAVGQANGRVVLTSLGQSHNSTCKELVGKEFVPKHARQCNTLAWNPVDSNLLAAGLDKHRADFSVLIWDISSKFSSDASVASEKIRLSSVDLDSSSVVTKPLYELGQNDACLSLCWLLRDPKLLLAGMHRNLAIFDLRNTSQKTFVNTKAIQGVTVDPHFPDRVASFFEGQVAIWDLRKFEKPVLTLTEQPKPLTKVAWCPTRNGLLATLTRDSNIIRLYDMQHTPTPIGDETEPTIIERSVQPCESQIGSFAWHPSSQNRMVVVSAANRVMTDFTVFERISLAWSSTTSLMWACGRHLYDCVEDGAEGVESVIEKDIATKMRQRAQSRYGHDTVQVWRNHLLAGGNDPQLKSLWYDLFYMKQCAEDMELKLQGNKQSVVYSGIKNIVKTSSGTKESRRCWSGSDRQTDLPRYDSEERCLALRLCGWISRGPDIGVDIFLRSLEQECEWERAAAVALFNLDIRRAIQILNKGATAENGDLNLNVVAMALSGYTDEKSSLWREMCSSLRLQLKNPYLCIMFAFLTSEPGVYDGVLYESSVAVRDRVAFACMFLSDAQLPRYMDKLTNEMKEAGNLEGILLTGLSKDGVDLMESHVDRTGDVQTASFCMLKGSPGEVLKDPRVQCWIENYRNLLDAWRFWHKRAEFDIYRGKLDPSSKPLAQVFVSCNFCGKSISYSCSAMPHQGRGFSQYGVSGSPTKSKVTSCPGCRKPLPRCALCLMNMGTPVSNCPGKSDEKVDLTRENKLAQFNNWFTWCHNCRHGGHAGHMLSWFRDHTECPVSACTCKCMQLDTTGNLVPSDSS; translated from the exons ATGAGTGGCTCCAAGCCGGACATCCTGTGGTCTCCACACCACCCTGACCGCTATGTCATCTGTGACTCTGAGCTGGGATTGTACCGCATTGGACCTGTGGGCAGTTCAGAAACCAAGGCTggcactctccctctctctgaagaAACTGCTGCTACGTTACTAGCCATTAACTCTGACACCCCTTACATGAAATGTGTGGCCTGGTACCCAAAACATGAGCCTGAGTGTTTGCTCGCTGTTGGCCAAGCTAACGGCAGAGTAGTGCTCACCAGCCTGGGTCAGAGCCACAACTCCACATGTAAAGAACTGGTGGGGAAAGAGTTTGTGCCCAAGCATGCCCGTCAATGCAACACTTTAGCCTGGAACCCAGTGGACAGCAACTTGCTGGCTGCTGGGTTGGACAAGCACCGGGCAGACTTTTCTGTCCTTATATGGGACATTAGCAGTAAGTTTTCTTCAGATGCCAGTGTAGCCTCTGAGAAGATTCGTCTTTCATCTGTGGATTTGGACTCAAGCTCAGTAGTGACCAAACCATTGTATGAGTTAGGCCAGAACGATGCTTGCCTATCCCTCTGCTGGCTGCTTCGTGACCCAAAGTTGCTGTTGGCTGGCATGCACCGGAACCTCGCAATATTTGATCTGAGAAACACAAGCCAGAAAACGTTTGTCAACACTAAGGCCATCCAGGGGGTAACGGTCGACCCACACTTCCCCGATCGTGTGGCCTCTTTCTTTGAGGGCCAGGTGGCCATCTGGGATCTGAGGAAGTTTGAGAAGCCCGTGCTCACGCTCACTGAGCAGCCCAAACCGCTCACTAAG gTTGCGTGGTGTCCAACCCGTAACGGCCTGCTGGCCACGCTGACACGTGACAGCAACATCATTCGCTTGTACGACATGCAACACACTCCAACGCCCATTGGTGATGAGACGGAGCCCACCATCATTGAGCGAAGCGTGCAGCCCTGTGAAAGCCAAATTGGCAGCTTTGCCTGGCACCCGTCTTCTCAGAACCGCATGGTGGTGGTGTCAGCAGCCAACCGGGTCATGACGGACTTCACCGTGTTCGAACGCATCTCACTGGCCTGGAGCTCCACCACCTCGCTCATGTGGGCGTGTGGCAGACACCTGTACGACTGCGTGGAGGATGGAGCTGAAGGAGTGGAGAGCGTGATTGAGAAAGACATCGCCACTAAGATGAGGCAGAGGGCTCAGTCCAGGTACGGGCACGACACCGTCCAGGTGTGGAGGAACCACCTGCTGGCTGGAGGGAACGATCCCCAGCTCAAGTCTTTGTGGTATGATCTGTTCT ATATGAAGCAGTGTGCAGAGGATATGGAGCTGAAACTGCAGGGGAACAAACAGTCTGTGGTCTACTCTGGTATCAAGAACATTGTAAAGACCAGCTCAG GCACAAAAGAGAGCCGCAGATGCTGGAGCGGCTCAGACCGCCAGACAGATTTGCCGCGGTACGACAGCGAAGAGCGCTGCCTTGCTCTGAGGCTCTGCGGCTGGATAAGCCGGGGTCCCGACATCGGTGTGGACATATTCCTTCGATCACTGGAGCAGGAGTGTGAGTGGGAGCGGGCAGCCGCCGTGGCTCTGTTCAACCTGGACATCCGCCGGGCCATCCAGATCCTCAACAAGGGAGCCACCGCTGAGAACG GTGACCTGAACCTAAACGTGGTTGCCATGGCTCTGTCAGGCTACACCGACGAAAAGTCCTCCCTTTGGAGGGAGATGTGCAGCTCTCTGAGGCTGCAGCTGAAGAACCCCTACCTTTGCATCATGTTTGCCTTTCTCACCAGTGAGCCTGGAGTCTATGATGGCGTGCTG TATGAGAGCAGTGTTGCTGTGCGGGACCGAGTTGCCTTTGCCTGTATGTTCCTCAGCGACGCACAG CTGCCTCGATACATGGACAAACTAACCAATGAGATGAAGGAGGCGGGCAACCTGGAGGGCATCCTGCTGACGGGTTTGTCTAAAGATGGCGTAGACCTCATGGAGAGCCACGTGGACCGCACTGGAGATGTCCAGACTGCCAGCTTCTGCATGCTAAAG GGTTCCCCAGGTGAAGTGTTGAAAGACCCTCGAGTCCAATGCTGGATCGAAAACTACCGCAACCTGTTGGATGCATGGAGATTCTGGCACAAGCGGGCCGAGTTTGACATCTATAGAGGCAAACTGGACCCCAGCTCCAAGCCACTGGCCCAG GTGTTTGTGAGCTGCAACTTCTGTGGCAAGTCCATCTCCTATAGCTGCTCGGCGATGCCCCACCAGGGCCGCGGCTTCAGCCAGTACGGTGTCAGCGGGTCACCCACCAAGTCCAAAGTCACGAGTTGCCCCGGCTGCAGGAAACCGCTTCCACGTTGTGCCCTCTGCCTCATGAACATGGGAACACCTGTTTCTAATTGCCCAG GGAAGTCAGATGAGAAGGTGGACTTGACAAGGGAGAACAAACTGGCTCAATTCAACAACTGGTTCACCTGGTGTCACAACTGTCGACACGGCGGCCATGCTGGCCACATGCTCAGCTGGTTCAG